One window of Salvelinus fontinalis isolate EN_2023a chromosome 19, ASM2944872v1, whole genome shotgun sequence genomic DNA carries:
- the LOC129816772 gene encoding high-affinity lysophosphatidic acid receptor-like gives MAFCNGSLLARCAPLMELDEEEGVVISPPPSPPGVRATSPLMPVTLRVMLAAIMIFMITIGFLGNAIVCLIVYQKPAMRSAINLLLATLAFSDIMLSLLCMPFTAVTMVTADWHFGGGFCRASVMLYWLFVLEGVYILLIISVDRFLIIVQRQDKLTPHRAKLLIVASWALSLCVALPSVIGWRAGTAGVMGIGEAWAPQCVLGYSESLSDRSYTVLLVVAVFFVPFGIMLYSYLCILNTVRRNALRIHNHTYDQASLPALNQVSKLGLTGLQRPPQVNVDMSFKTRAFTTILILFIGFSVCWLPHTVVSLLAVFSQRFYFSPAFYPVSVGALWLSYLKTVFNPVIYCWRIRKFREACLEFMPKSCRLCPRLPGRSRRRVRPSNIYVCSEIQSAV, from the coding sequence ATGGCATTTTGCAATGGCAGCCTGCTGGCTAGGTGTGCCCCCCTGATGGAGCTGGACGAGGAGGAAGGGGTGGTGATTTCACCACCGCCGTCGCCGCCAGGGGTTAGGGCTACTAGTCCCCTCATGCCTGTCACCTTGCGTGTGATGCTGGCCGCCATCATGATCTTCATGATCACCATTGGTTTCCTGGGCAACGCTATCGTCTGTCTGATCGTCTACCAGAAGCCTGCCATGCGTTCTGCCATCAACCTGCTCCTCGCCACACTGGCGTTCTCTGACATCATGCTCTCGCTGCTCTGCATGCCCTTCACTGCCGTTACCATGGTTACGGCCGACTGGCACTTCGGGGGAGGGTTCTGCCGTGCTTCCGTTATGCTCTACTGGCTCTTCGTCCTGGAAGGCGTGTacatcctcctcatcatcagcGTAGACCGCTTCCTAATCATTGTTCAGAGGCAGGATAAGCTGACGCCGCATCGCGCCAAGCTGCTCATTGTCGCTTCCTGGGCACTGTCCCTCTGCGTGGCACTCCCGTCTGTGATCGGCTGGCGGGCGGGCACGGCGGGTGTGATGGGTATTGGGGAGGCCTGGGCGCCACAGTGCGTGCTGGGCTACAGTGAGTCGCTGTCCGACCGTAGCTACACGGTGCTGCTGGTTGTGGCTGTGTTCTTTGTGCCGTTCGGCATCATGCTGTACTCCTACCTGTGCATCCTCAACACGGTGCGCCGCAATGCCCTACGCATCCACAACCACACCTACGACCAGGCCAGCCTTCCGGCCCTCAACCAGGTCAGCAAGCTGGGCCTTACCGGCCTGCAACGGCCCCCCCAGGTCAATGTGGACATGAGCTTCAAGACTCGTGCCTTCACCACCATCCTCATCCTCTTCATCGGCTTCTCTGTGTGCTGGCTACCCCACACCGTTGTCAGTCTGCTGGCCGTGTTCAGCCAAAGGTTCTACTTCAGCCCGGCTTTTTACCCGGTCAGTGTGGGGGCACTTTGGCTCAGCTACCTGAAGACGGTGTTTAACCCCGTCATCTACTGCTGGAGGATCAGGAAGTTCCGGGAGGCGTGTCTAGAATTTATGCCCAAGAGCTGCAGGCTGTGTCCCAGGTTGCCGGGCCGGAGCCGCAGGAGGGTGAGGCCCAGTAACATCTACGTGTGCAGCGAGATCCAGTCGGCTGTGTGA
- the LOC129816773 gene encoding four and a half LIM domains protein 2-like: MTERYDCHYCKESLFGNKYVLREENPYCVKCYESLYSNTCEDCKKPIGCNTRDLSYKDRHWHEECFQCFQCKRSLVDKPFSTKDDQLLCTECYSNEYSSKCHECKKTIMPGSRKMEHKGNSWHETCFTCQRCQQPIGTKSFIPKENQNFCVPCYEKQFAMQCVHCKKPITTGGVTYHDQPWHKDCFLCTGCKQQLSGQRFTSRDDFAYCLNCFCNLYAKKCASCTTPISGLGGSKYISFEERQWHHDCFNCRKCSVSLVGRGFLTERDDILCPECGKDI; encoded by the exons ATGACGGAGCGCTATGACTGCCACTACTGTAAGGAATCCCTGTTTGGTAACAAGTACGTCCTGAGAGAGGAGAACCCATACTGTGTCAAATGCTACGAGAGCCTGTACTCCAATACCTGTGAGGACTGCAAGAAACCCATCGGCTGCAATACCAGG GACCTGTCCTACAAGGACCGCCACTGGCATGAGGAGTGTTTCCAGTGCTTCCAGTGTAAACGGTCTCTGGTGGACAAGCCCTTCTCCACCAAGGATGACCAGCTGCTCTGCACTGAGTGCTACTCCAATGAGTACTCCTCCAAGTGCCACGAGTGCAAGAAGACCATCATGCCTG GCTCCAGGAAGATGGAGCATAAGGGTAACAGCTGGCATGAGACCTGCTTCACCTGCCAGCGTTGCCAGCAGCCCATCGGCACCAAGAGCTTCATCCCCAAGGAGAACCAAAACTTCTGTGTGCCCTGCTACGAGAAGCAGTTTGCCATGCAGTGTGTGCATTGCAAGAAA CCCATCACTACTGGTGGGGTGACCTATCACGACCAGCCCTGGCATAAGGACTGCTTCCTGTGCACCGGCTGCAAGCAGCAGCTGTCAGGCCAGCGGTTCACCTCCCGTGATGACTTTGCGTACTGCCTCAACTGTTTCTGCAACCTGTACGCTAAGAAGTGTGCCTCCTGCACCACCCCCATCAGCG GTCTGGGTGGCAGTAAGTACATCTCCTTTGAAGAGCGTCAGTGGCACCATGACTGCTTCAACTGTAGGAAGTGCTCCGTCTCCCTGGTGGGCCGGGGTTTCCTCACCGAGCGTGACGACATCCTGTGCCCTGAGTGTGGCAAAGACATCTGA